ACGAATAACAGTGAATTGCATAGATCTACTGACACTCGGTTTGCTACACAGTATTCTACATTGAGCAGTCTTTTAGAGTACAAACATGACTTGCAAGTGCTATTTGTTCAAGAAAAATGTATGAAGTCTAAATACGCAAGGACATCTGATGGCCAAAGAATGATGGCAACAGTTTCAAGTAATGAATTTTGGGAGAATGTTACTTTTTCCTGTCAAGTGTTGGGTCCACTAGTAGAGGTTGTGAGAATGGTTGATACTGAAAGAAAACCTTTTATGGGCTATATTTATGAAGTTGTGTCTAGATGTAAGGGAAGAATGGAAGATAACTTATAGGAAGTTAAATGCAGTGATCAAACATTCAAGAATTGTTTTTGAAATCTTTAGGAAAAAATGGGAAAAGAAGATTTGTCATCCCTTACATTGTGTTGGTTTCTATCTAAACCCAAAGTTTTTCTATAAAATCCCAGCTGAGAAGATTGACAGTGATGAAGCGTACCGAGTTGTGAAGGAAGGACTTTACAAGGCTATGGAGCGACTTATACCTGATCCTAAAGATTATGATCAGGAAATGTTTGGCTTGAGGACTTACACAGATGCGGCACGTTCACTAGGAAGCGCttcagatatatatatatgtatatatctgCATATTCTCATGTTATTCATACTTATGGACAGAAAACTTCACCAAgactttatattttttttccatgttttttctCTTGATCAGATGATTGGTGGATACTTCATGGGGTTGGCGTGCCTTGCTTACAAAAATTCGCCATTCGAGTGTTAAGTTTAACTGTTAGTGCTTCTCCCTGTGAGCGTAATTGGAGTACATTTGAAAATGTAAGTCCATACTTACTGCAACGTCTTGTCTTTCGTGAAGTCtagtttttatttcttgtttattCAAAGTGGGTAACTAACTTTCTACTGTCCAACCAAACTTC
This genomic stretch from Papaver somniferum cultivar HN1 chromosome 5, ASM357369v1, whole genome shotgun sequence harbors:
- the LOC113277419 gene encoding uncharacterized protein LOC113277419 isoform X1, whose protein sequence is MKLCLDVREEWKITYRKLNAVIKHSRIVFEIFRKKWEKKICHPLHCVGFYLNPKFFYKIPAEKIDSDEAYRVVKEGLYKAMERLIPDPKDYDQEMFGLRTYTDAARSLGSASDIYIYDWWILHGVGVPCLQKFAIRVLSLTVSASPCERNWSTFENLYSKKRNKFLKHKLSESIFIQYNKNLQRRYEEENKYSGDEDAYRPIFLEAFDENDDWIIPQGGGLVREGEDLTWEQDNAASGDMDVGPSTRLRRKERSDTHPTFSLLSEEPDDEYLPPI